One Fuerstiella marisgermanici DNA window includes the following coding sequences:
- a CDS encoding MotA/TolQ/ExbB proton channel family protein, with protein MKSGHRWLIFLAAAIVLCGATGVLAMQPPDGANVVVNEVPDRSLDLREMLRAGGAVGYLIVMLSLVMVALIADHVMNIRRSTLMPPGLAEEVHRCLAERNFDEAKKRCREHTSFLARVLHAGLDEIGVGYNAVEKAMEDAAAEQMARLYRRIEYLSVIGTIAPMLGLMGTVWGMIQAFLEFELKANPQVSELAPGIYRALITTLLGLGVAVPSLSAFAIFRNRIDELVAEATLLAEHVFADYRRALQMRKKSRERTSPE; from the coding sequence ATGAAGTCTGGACATCGCTGGCTGATCTTCCTTGCCGCGGCGATCGTGTTGTGTGGAGCGACCGGTGTCTTAGCCATGCAGCCGCCTGATGGGGCCAATGTAGTCGTCAACGAAGTGCCCGATCGGTCGCTGGATCTGCGCGAAATGTTGCGAGCGGGCGGGGCCGTTGGCTACTTGATTGTCATGCTGAGTCTGGTGATGGTCGCTTTGATCGCTGACCACGTGATGAATATCCGTCGGTCGACGTTAATGCCGCCGGGGCTTGCGGAAGAAGTGCATCGTTGTCTGGCCGAACGCAATTTTGACGAAGCCAAAAAACGATGCCGGGAACACACCAGCTTTCTGGCTCGAGTTCTGCATGCCGGGCTGGACGAAATCGGCGTCGGCTACAACGCTGTGGAAAAAGCGATGGAAGACGCGGCCGCCGAACAGATGGCGCGGCTGTACCGACGCATCGAATACCTGTCGGTCATCGGCACGATCGCTCCGATGCTGGGCCTGATGGGAACGGTCTGGGGGATGATTCAGGCGTTTCTGGAATTCGAACTGAAAGCCAATCCGCAGGTTTCAGAACTCGCCCCGGGCATTTACCGAGCCCTCATTACCACTTTGCTGGGCCTGGGCGTCGCCGTACCGTCGCTAAGTGCCTTCGCGATCTTCCGCAACCGCATCGACGAACTGGTGGCCGAAGCGACTCTGCTGGCTGAGCACGTCTTCGCCGACTATCGGCGAGCTTTGCAGATGCGCAAGAAGTCACGCGAACGAACCTCGCCGGAATGA
- a CDS encoding alpha-amylase/4-alpha-glucanotransferase domain-containing protein, translating into MTGTVRLILAFHNHQPIGNFDGVFEQSYQESYLPFLNVLEEYPDIPFALHTSGSLLEWMETAHPEYIERVRGLVARNQTEIIGGAYYEPILANIPRRDRIGQISMYTDHLENLFQTTVRGMWVPERVWEQSFAGDITAAGIRYTILDDHHFKTGGMEQEDLFGYYVTEDDGRLLSVLPGSERLRYLIPFQDPYETVEYLREVANNYENPVVVFGDDGEKFGTWPDTFKHVYEDRWLERFLQALRENESWLHVTTPSETLDHVTPKGTFYLPDASYREMTEWALPPQPQQELHRLMHQERHDDEDWNKLIQFTRGGFWRNFRVKYPESNEMYARSLEISTRVAQLDADESLNADQREILENARRCLYRAQCNCSFWHGAFGGLYLPHLRNAVYANLIEADGLIEQITRDADRWVDVVTGDLNLDARQEVKLSNQRLVALFAPASGGHMYELDLRACKSNLLSTLNRRPEAYHQKIFEHADRLREAAERGEELHDNVSSIHDLVRFKQPDLDKKIAYDAWPRKSLVDHFLQPDLSIDEFQRGEGLISGFSIATYEASVRRSETEIALEMRSRGPAGEYEIEIRKVVMISQDRPNELMIQYQVHGLPQHEHMHFGVEFNFATMPGSASDRYFYDAAGSQLGTLDSRQSLETCERIGLVDEWQGLDVSLEMSQPAGIWAFPIETISQSESGFELVHQSVAVTPHWYISAPESGPWTVDLRLVLDTSLARARHLAKIGESKSHHDPETVSDHPIMN; encoded by the coding sequence ATGACAGGGACTGTCCGCCTGATTCTGGCCTTTCATAACCATCAGCCCATCGGCAACTTCGACGGTGTGTTCGAACAGTCGTATCAGGAAAGCTATCTGCCATTCCTGAACGTTCTGGAAGAGTATCCCGATATTCCGTTCGCTCTGCACACGTCAGGCAGCCTGCTGGAATGGATGGAGACCGCTCACCCGGAATACATCGAACGCGTGCGCGGTTTGGTGGCTCGCAACCAGACCGAAATTATCGGTGGAGCTTACTACGAACCGATCCTGGCCAACATTCCGCGACGCGATCGCATCGGCCAGATCAGCATGTACACCGATCATCTGGAAAATCTGTTCCAGACGACCGTGCGCGGTATGTGGGTTCCCGAACGCGTGTGGGAGCAGTCCTTTGCCGGCGACATCACGGCCGCTGGAATTCGCTACACAATTCTGGACGACCATCACTTCAAAACCGGCGGCATGGAGCAGGAGGATTTGTTCGGCTACTACGTGACCGAAGACGATGGGCGACTGCTTTCAGTATTGCCTGGCAGCGAACGCCTTAGATATCTCATCCCGTTCCAGGATCCGTACGAAACGGTGGAATACCTGCGGGAGGTGGCGAACAACTATGAAAACCCGGTGGTCGTGTTCGGCGACGATGGCGAAAAATTCGGCACATGGCCTGACACCTTCAAGCATGTCTACGAAGACCGCTGGCTGGAACGCTTCCTTCAGGCACTGCGTGAAAACGAATCATGGCTGCACGTGACGACGCCATCGGAAACGTTGGATCATGTCACACCGAAGGGCACCTTCTACCTGCCCGATGCCAGCTACCGCGAAATGACAGAATGGGCCTTGCCGCCCCAACCGCAGCAGGAACTTCACCGCCTGATGCACCAGGAACGCCACGACGACGAAGACTGGAACAAGCTGATTCAGTTCACGCGCGGTGGTTTCTGGCGGAACTTCCGAGTGAAGTATCCGGAAAGCAACGAGATGTACGCGCGTTCGCTGGAAATCAGCACGCGGGTCGCTCAGCTTGACGCGGATGAATCGCTGAACGCAGACCAGCGCGAGATCCTCGAAAACGCTCGCCGGTGTTTGTATCGAGCTCAATGCAACTGCAGCTTCTGGCACGGAGCGTTCGGCGGCCTGTACCTGCCTCATCTTCGTAACGCAGTCTACGCGAACCTGATTGAAGCCGACGGGCTGATCGAACAGATCACGCGCGATGCAGATCGCTGGGTTGACGTCGTCACGGGCGACCTGAACCTTGACGCTCGCCAGGAAGTGAAGCTCAGCAACCAACGCCTGGTCGCACTGTTCGCACCAGCGTCGGGCGGACACATGTACGAACTCGACCTGCGCGCCTGCAAGTCGAACTTGCTTTCCACGCTAAATCGACGCCCGGAAGCGTATCACCAAAAGATCTTCGAACACGCAGACAGGCTGCGTGAAGCGGCTGAACGCGGCGAAGAACTGCACGACAACGTGAGCAGCATTCACGACCTCGTACGATTTAAACAGCCGGACCTGGACAAAAAAATCGCCTACGATGCGTGGCCACGCAAGAGCCTGGTCGATCACTTTCTGCAACCAGATTTGTCCATCGACGAATTCCAGCGTGGCGAAGGTCTGATCAGCGGCTTCTCGATCGCTACATACGAAGCCTCGGTTCGCCGCAGCGAAACTGAGATCGCTTTGGAAATGCGTTCACGCGGACCAGCCGGCGAGTACGAGATCGAGATTCGCAAGGTCGTGATGATTTCACAGGACCGCCCTAACGAGTTGATGATTCAGTACCAGGTTCACGGATTGCCTCAACACGAACACATGCATTTTGGCGTGGAATTCAACTTCGCCACCATGCCGGGCAGTGCGTCGGATCGGTATTTCTACGATGCCGCAGGAAGCCAGCTGGGAACGCTCGATTCGCGACAGTCGCTTGAGACATGCGAACGCATTGGTCTGGTCGACGAATGGCAGGGCCTGGATGTGAGCCTGGAAATGTCTCAACCGGCCGGCATCTGGGCGTTCCCGATCGAAACGATCAGTCAGTCTGAATCCGGTTTCGAACTCGTCCACCAAAGCGTGGCCGTCACGCCTCACTGGTACATCTCGGCTCCCGAAAGCGGTCCGTGGACGGTCGACCTGCGTCTGGTTCTGGACACTTCGCTGGCTCGAGCCCGGCACCTCGCGAAGATCGGTGAGAGCAAATCGCACCACGACCCGGAAACAGTCTCAGATCACCCCATCATGAACTAA
- a CDS encoding thioredoxin domain-containing protein: protein MNRLAHESSPYLLQHAANPVDWYPWGDEAFQAAKDRDCPIFLSIGYSACHWCHVMEHESFDNVDIAALMNERFVNIKIDREERPDLDQIYMNSVMAMTGRGGWPMSVFLTHELKPFFSGTYWPPEAKMGMPGFRQILTKISDAWQQRRSDVEGSSGELADIVAKMSQPGGANGSCDEALLHSAMGDLLQAADGTYGGFGSAPKFPHPMDLRLLLRCWKRFNNSDAVHVVKLSCDRMAAGGIYDHLGGGFARYSTDARWLAPHFEKMLYDNGLLTSVYAEAFVATKEPEYERVLRETLDYVLREMTLDSGAFCSAQDADSEGEEGKFFVWSQREVEELLGKEDARIFCSAYDVTTAGNWEAKNILNRPQPLSKVAEEFGITRDELVAKLEPLKLKLFEQRSQRIAPGTDDKVITAWNGMMISGMALMSRVLNEPRYATAAARACDYIWTKMRKDDGRLFHTARHDKPTIDAFLDDYACLIDGLIELHQTTFDEDRLSQAAELADIVLEDFSDDTPGAFFYTPESQATPIARIKDSQDGATPSGNSMLATALLKLSVLTGRTDFRDTAESILSVLESQLRKSPMSGGQALIAIDHLLSPMPDVVIRSASPNMADSKMLAALNTHFHPGLLVAWRGADAPSDQASPINALFESRPAPSNGETAWVCHNGGCLEPVTTVDGLMEQLDSLR, encoded by the coding sequence ATGAATCGCCTCGCCCACGAATCCAGCCCCTACTTGCTGCAGCACGCCGCCAACCCGGTTGACTGGTATCCGTGGGGCGACGAAGCCTTTCAGGCGGCCAAAGATCGTGACTGCCCAATCTTTTTGAGTATCGGTTACAGCGCATGCCACTGGTGCCACGTGATGGAACACGAAAGTTTCGACAACGTCGATATCGCCGCGTTGATGAACGAACGGTTTGTGAACATTAAAATTGATCGCGAAGAACGCCCCGACCTGGATCAAATCTACATGAACTCCGTGATGGCCATGACTGGACGCGGCGGCTGGCCAATGTCTGTGTTTTTGACTCATGAGCTGAAACCGTTTTTCAGCGGCACGTACTGGCCGCCCGAAGCCAAAATGGGGATGCCCGGTTTCCGGCAGATCCTCACCAAGATCAGCGACGCATGGCAGCAGCGACGCAGCGATGTAGAAGGCAGTTCCGGCGAACTCGCGGACATCGTGGCGAAGATGAGTCAACCAGGCGGGGCCAACGGATCCTGCGACGAAGCGTTACTGCATTCCGCGATGGGTGATCTGCTGCAGGCGGCCGATGGAACTTACGGCGGCTTCGGAAGTGCGCCCAAGTTTCCTCACCCAATGGATCTGCGACTACTATTGCGATGCTGGAAGCGATTCAACAACAGCGATGCTGTGCACGTGGTCAAGCTAAGCTGCGATCGCATGGCGGCCGGCGGAATCTACGACCATCTCGGCGGCGGGTTCGCTCGGTATTCGACCGACGCCCGCTGGCTGGCACCTCACTTTGAAAAAATGCTGTATGACAACGGACTGCTCACATCCGTTTATGCCGAAGCATTCGTGGCGACAAAAGAACCGGAATACGAACGAGTGCTGCGCGAAACACTCGATTACGTGCTGCGTGAAATGACGCTGGACAGCGGCGCGTTCTGCAGCGCTCAGGATGCCGACAGCGAAGGCGAAGAAGGTAAGTTCTTTGTTTGGAGTCAGCGAGAAGTCGAAGAATTGCTGGGCAAAGAAGACGCTCGAATTTTCTGCTCGGCTTACGATGTGACTACGGCGGGCAACTGGGAAGCAAAGAACATTCTCAATCGTCCTCAGCCGTTGAGCAAAGTGGCGGAAGAATTCGGAATCACACGCGACGAACTTGTGGCGAAGTTAGAGCCCCTGAAGTTGAAGCTGTTTGAACAACGCAGCCAGCGCATCGCGCCGGGAACCGACGACAAAGTCATCACCGCGTGGAACGGCATGATGATCAGTGGCATGGCGCTGATGTCACGAGTCCTAAACGAACCGCGGTACGCAACCGCTGCCGCCCGTGCGTGCGACTATATCTGGACCAAAATGCGGAAAGACGACGGGCGGCTGTTCCATACGGCTCGACATGACAAACCCACGATCGACGCATTTCTGGATGACTACGCCTGCCTGATTGACGGCCTGATCGAACTGCATCAAACCACGTTTGACGAAGACCGGCTGAGTCAGGCCGCTGAACTCGCAGACATCGTGCTGGAAGACTTCAGCGACGACACGCCCGGTGCTTTCTTCTACACACCGGAAAGTCAGGCAACGCCGATAGCAAGAATCAAAGACAGCCAGGACGGAGCGACTCCATCCGGCAACAGCATGCTGGCGACAGCATTGCTAAAGCTAAGCGTGCTCACAGGCCGCACAGATTTCCGCGACACGGCCGAATCGATTCTGTCCGTGTTAGAAAGTCAGCTGCGGAAGTCACCGATGTCAGGCGGTCAGGCGTTAATCGCCATCGATCACCTGTTGAGTCCCATGCCGGACGTCGTGATTCGTTCGGCGTCGCCCAACATGGCCGATTCCAAAATGCTGGCGGCTTTGAACACACACTTCCATCCCGGTCTGCTGGTCGCCTGGCGAGGAGCCGACGCGCCGTCAGATCAAGCGTCGCCGATCAATGCCCTCTTCGAAAGCCGTCCGGCACCATCAAACGGCGAAACCGCATGGGTCTGCCACAACGGCGGTTGTCTGGAACCGGTGACGACGGTTGACGGATTAATGGAGCAACTGGATTCGCTCAGGTAA
- a CDS encoding multiheme c-type cytochrome has product MNEIPAKRVWTTIATSIIALLGAFAVWASFSHEFTTPPRPVVLSRHSTNSQHRCAECHSDITDQFAQAPHSRTLSRATAPENQEAFVGRTFHNDLTDVSYHYEAGKDGIDIITDAYSRKVSAKWIFGSGTHARTPLITWTDRDGKTAGIEHSVSSYPSGELGLTLGAEDQKETSGIYCLGAVRGPAETVNCFGCHSTHLPVEDGRLAMDRIVPNIGCARCHWNTTEHVHEMDADLPTTIERFSELTPEQSVDRCGECHRRTEEMGAEVSPEDKSLGRFAPVGLTQSPCFQQQGSVTLSSGAQARLDCTSCHNPHGPTSHDWRDHAAVCLDCHDGAHDRAANCPKAARTDNCLTCHMPSVPANKHLHFTDHWIRIRDTEPTPENQ; this is encoded by the coding sequence ATGAATGAGATTCCTGCCAAACGTGTTTGGACCACCATAGCAACGTCAATTATTGCGTTGCTGGGAGCGTTCGCAGTGTGGGCGTCGTTTAGCCACGAATTCACCACGCCGCCTCGCCCCGTGGTGCTCAGCCGACACTCGACAAATTCGCAGCACCGGTGCGCTGAATGTCATTCAGATATTACCGACCAATTCGCACAGGCACCGCATTCCCGAACGTTAAGCAGGGCGACCGCGCCGGAGAATCAGGAAGCATTCGTCGGACGAACATTCCACAACGACCTGACAGACGTGTCCTATCACTACGAAGCCGGTAAAGACGGGATTGACATAATCACGGACGCCTATTCACGCAAGGTTTCGGCTAAGTGGATCTTCGGATCAGGGACACACGCTCGCACACCGTTGATTACATGGACCGACCGCGACGGGAAGACTGCTGGAATCGAACACAGCGTTAGTTCGTATCCATCCGGCGAACTGGGGCTTACGCTGGGTGCCGAAGACCAGAAAGAAACAAGCGGAATCTACTGCCTGGGAGCCGTGCGAGGGCCGGCCGAAACGGTCAACTGCTTCGGCTGCCATTCGACTCATCTACCCGTTGAAGACGGACGCCTTGCGATGGACAGGATCGTACCGAACATCGGATGCGCCCGATGCCATTGGAACACGACAGAGCATGTTCATGAAATGGATGCTGATCTACCCACGACTATCGAACGTTTCTCTGAACTTACCCCGGAACAGTCAGTCGATCGATGTGGGGAGTGCCATCGACGGACGGAGGAAATGGGAGCTGAGGTTTCCCCCGAAGACAAATCGCTGGGCCGTTTCGCGCCGGTGGGGCTCACACAAAGCCCATGCTTCCAACAGCAGGGCAGCGTCACACTATCATCTGGCGCACAGGCCCGCCTGGATTGCACCAGCTGCCACAACCCGCACGGTCCGACGTCCCACGACTGGCGGGATCACGCCGCGGTCTGTTTGGATTGCCATGATGGGGCTCATGATCGAGCGGCCAACTGCCCGAAGGCCGCGCGAACAGACAACTGCCTTACGTGCCATATGCCCTCGGTCCCGGCAAACAAGCATCTGCATTTCACCGATCATTGGATCCGTATCCGAGACACGGAACCGACTCCGGAAAACCAGTGA
- a CDS encoding GNAT family N-acetyltransferase, producing MEVTIRKAVAKDAVSIWEIRNASIRAQCAGYYSDKDVAIWTDGVPTERFVQSVVDKWHVAVVARAIVGTGVIDCLTGHIDGVFVSPDLMGHGIGTAMMRHLQEIAARCGLENLSLDSTLNAAAFYRKCGFTGERISQYHSPRGISLACIPMVKRVDSAGYSETH from the coding sequence ATGGAAGTCACGATTCGTAAAGCCGTTGCCAAAGACGCGGTTTCGATCTGGGAAATTCGCAACGCATCGATACGCGCCCAGTGTGCTGGGTACTACTCGGATAAGGACGTCGCAATTTGGACCGATGGTGTTCCAACCGAGCGGTTTGTTCAATCCGTCGTCGACAAATGGCATGTCGCGGTTGTGGCCCGTGCCATTGTCGGCACGGGCGTGATCGATTGTCTTACTGGCCACATTGATGGTGTGTTCGTGTCCCCCGATTTAATGGGCCACGGCATCGGCACCGCAATGATGCGACACTTGCAGGAGATTGCTGCGCGTTGCGGATTGGAAAACCTGTCTCTGGATTCAACGCTTAACGCGGCCGCCTTCTATCGCAAATGCGGCTTCACCGGTGAGCGAATCAGTCAATATCATTCGCCAAGAGGTATTTCACTCGCGTGTATCCCGATGGTGAAACGAGTTGACAGTGCCGGCTACAGCGAAACTCATTGA
- a CDS encoding aldehyde dehydrogenase family protein: MSTTIAPTSDLLPEVAAFLDSPSLKAFVNGEWIDASGGQTFDVVDPGTGQKITTVASLQKDDVDRAVDAAVNAFEGSGWAKMPVNERSAALHRLADAVEARKAQFSQIESLDCGKVFAQAEADVQNFIDTFRYFADLAQQVNYRSVIGVKGHEAWIARHPWGACGFIVPWNFPFLLTGWGLAPALAAGNTCVLKPAEDTPLSALYLCKVVQELDLLPAGVLNVTTGIGETAGAAIANNPKFRRMSFTGSPEVGRMVAEASGRNLTPIKCELGGKGAAVVFDDVDIEETAEKLVGAITFHSGQVCCDATRWLIHKDIYDKFVGECADRMKAVSIGYQLDAGTQMGPLVNTKQRDRVLGYLEKGVAEGAELVLEGGAAKVAGKNGYYVKPALMAGSLDNIAAREEIFGPVAYLAPFANEEEGIRLANNTEYGLGNSVWSRDLVRCARVAEAFESGNGWINAHNVIVHGVPYAGVGKSGMGGGVVSPDTLNDYLRPISIVRPL, encoded by the coding sequence ATGTCTACCACCATTGCACCCACTTCAGACCTGCTTCCCGAAGTTGCCGCATTTTTGGATTCGCCGTCGCTGAAAGCCTTCGTCAATGGAGAATGGATTGACGCATCCGGTGGCCAAACGTTTGACGTTGTCGATCCGGGCACGGGGCAGAAAATCACAACCGTCGCCAGCCTTCAGAAAGACGATGTCGATCGCGCGGTTGACGCGGCGGTGAATGCGTTCGAAGGCAGCGGTTGGGCGAAAATGCCAGTCAACGAACGCAGCGCTGCTTTGCACCGACTCGCCGATGCCGTCGAAGCTCGCAAGGCTCAGTTTTCGCAGATTGAATCGCTGGACTGCGGCAAAGTGTTCGCTCAGGCCGAAGCCGACGTGCAAAATTTCATCGACACGTTCCGCTACTTCGCTGACCTCGCGCAGCAGGTCAATTACCGCAGCGTGATCGGCGTCAAAGGCCACGAAGCCTGGATCGCTCGTCACCCGTGGGGCGCGTGCGGATTTATCGTTCCGTGGAACTTCCCCTTTCTGCTAACAGGGTGGGGGCTGGCTCCCGCACTTGCCGCTGGTAATACATGCGTTCTGAAACCGGCCGAAGACACGCCGCTGTCTGCGTTGTACTTGTGCAAGGTTGTGCAGGAACTGGATCTGCTTCCGGCGGGCGTGTTGAACGTCACGACGGGCATCGGCGAAACAGCGGGCGCGGCGATCGCCAACAACCCGAAGTTTCGTCGCATGAGTTTCACTGGATCGCCGGAAGTTGGCCGCATGGTGGCGGAAGCCAGTGGTCGGAATCTGACGCCAATCAAATGCGAACTCGGCGGCAAAGGAGCGGCGGTTGTGTTCGATGATGTGGACATCGAAGAAACGGCCGAAAAACTGGTCGGAGCGATTACGTTTCACAGCGGGCAGGTATGTTGTGATGCGACGCGTTGGCTGATCCACAAGGACATCTACGACAAATTCGTCGGCGAATGTGCCGATCGAATGAAGGCCGTCAGCATTGGCTATCAGCTTGACGCGGGGACTCAAATGGGACCTCTCGTGAACACCAAGCAGCGTGACCGAGTTCTCGGGTATTTGGAAAAGGGTGTGGCCGAAGGAGCTGAACTGGTACTTGAAGGTGGAGCCGCCAAGGTTGCGGGCAAGAACGGCTATTACGTGAAGCCAGCGTTGATGGCTGGTTCGCTGGACAACATTGCCGCTCGCGAAGAGATCTTCGGCCCGGTCGCGTATCTGGCTCCATTCGCCAACGAAGAAGAAGGCATTCGCCTGGCGAACAACACGGAATACGGACTCGGCAACAGCGTCTGGTCACGTGACCTCGTGCGATGTGCTCGCGTGGCCGAAGCGTTTGAATCAGGCAACGGCTGGATCAACGCTCACAACGTCATCGTGCACGGTGTCCCGTATGCCGGTGTCGGCAAGAGTGGCATGGGTGGCGGCGTGGTTTCACCAGATACGCTGAACGATTACCTGCGACCAATTTCGATCGTGCGTCCGCTGTGA
- a CDS encoding thiamine-phosphate kinase, with protein sequence MNNREHDTLRDWGEFRLLNELVLPILRRGSAGMELGDDCAFLSLDSAEQKLVVTTDVGPKPLAWALGYESYRTWGWYTVLANASDLAAAGASPVALTTSVEAPADMPVKEFEEYFEGLDAACTAFSLKNAGGNIRVAPRFACHGTAIGTIPQSEQVGRSTCQPGDKIVSIGRNGYFIASYLKASRLGNIDLLSSAERDAVVRPEPQIRQMQILRRARVLSSATDNSDGVMGSLWNIIERSNVGIELWLDDSQIPDCVHREATQHDLDPKNLFLFWGDWQIIASVKEARLDEFKGVIKQEGIDATIIGVAVPGEKGVWGIEAGMRNRLSVLRNENFVDRSFNENPISHIDYLLKTSLYETEK encoded by the coding sequence ATGAATAATCGCGAGCATGACACATTGCGAGATTGGGGCGAATTCAGACTCTTGAATGAGCTTGTCTTGCCAATCTTGCGACGAGGTTCTGCAGGCATGGAGTTGGGCGACGATTGTGCATTTCTGAGCCTCGACTCAGCAGAACAGAAACTCGTTGTTACGACAGACGTAGGCCCCAAGCCACTCGCATGGGCACTTGGTTATGAGTCATATCGAACTTGGGGTTGGTACACTGTTCTTGCAAACGCCAGTGATCTCGCTGCGGCTGGAGCCAGTCCCGTAGCACTAACTACATCTGTTGAGGCACCGGCGGACATGCCGGTCAAAGAATTCGAAGAGTACTTTGAGGGCCTCGATGCAGCGTGCACGGCGTTTTCACTTAAAAACGCTGGAGGGAACATTCGCGTTGCTCCTCGCTTTGCTTGTCATGGGACAGCTATTGGCACGATCCCGCAGTCTGAACAGGTTGGCAGAAGCACATGTCAACCCGGTGACAAGATAGTGTCGATCGGACGCAACGGTTACTTTATAGCGAGCTATCTGAAAGCATCGCGACTGGGTAATATAGACCTTTTGAGTAGCGCTGAACGCGACGCCGTTGTAAGGCCTGAGCCACAAATCCGCCAAATGCAGATACTTCGGAGAGCAAGAGTGTTAAGCTCAGCAACGGATAACTCTGATGGAGTTATGGGTTCACTTTGGAATATTATTGAGCGTTCAAATGTTGGGATCGAGTTGTGGCTGGATGATTCGCAGATACCAGACTGTGTGCACAGGGAAGCTACCCAACATGACCTGGACCCGAAGAATCTCTTTCTATTCTGGGGCGACTGGCAAATCATTGCTTCGGTAAAAGAGGCACGGCTGGACGAATTCAAGGGCGTCATCAAACAAGAGGGCATTGATGCAACCATCATCGGAGTAGCCGTACCTGGTGAAAAGGGAGTCTGGGGTATAGAAGCTGGTATGAGGAATCGCCTGAGCGTGCTTAGAAACGAGAATTTCGTGGATCGGTCGTTCAACGAGAACCCCATTTCCCACATAGACTATCTCCTCAAGACTAGTCTGTACGAAACGGAAAAGTGA
- a CDS encoding dCTP deaminase, whose translation MFLNAEQITAKRSESALLIEPFDRELLKPVSYVLRLGHKVRRWAKSDKAIDVWSNNCSESVLGPIETFSEITVNRGELLLVNSHERIGLTDGLLGVITTLSHISRFGISVTSDSHLVSPGFGKDASCELTFEITSHNPNPVRLRAGLPICHLLLANVEAASGKTRLANSVYESLPTPFGPALFEEFASISIFQSASEQRKK comes from the coding sequence GTGTTTCTTAATGCAGAGCAGATCACAGCGAAGCGGTCTGAGTCTGCACTTCTGATTGAGCCGTTCGATCGTGAATTACTTAAGCCAGTCAGTTACGTTTTACGGCTGGGGCATAAAGTTCGTCGATGGGCCAAATCGGATAAGGCGATCGACGTGTGGTCTAACAACTGCAGCGAAAGCGTGCTTGGTCCCATCGAGACTTTTTCTGAAATCACTGTTAACAGAGGAGAACTGCTGCTCGTCAATTCTCACGAACGGATCGGCCTTACCGATGGACTTTTGGGAGTCATTACGACACTTTCTCATATATCTCGGTTTGGGATCTCGGTTACCTCCGACTCGCATCTTGTCTCTCCGGGATTTGGCAAAGATGCTTCCTGCGAGCTGACTTTCGAGATCACTTCTCACAACCCGAATCCAGTCCGATTGCGTGCAGGCCTGCCCATATGTCACCTGCTACTCGCAAATGTGGAGGCTGCAAGCGGCAAGACGCGTCTCGCCAATAGCGTTTACGAGAGTCTTCCTACTCCGTTTGGTCCAGCCTTGTTTGAGGAATTCGCGTCTATTTCGATTTTTCAGAGTGCCAGCGAGCAGCGTAAGAAGTGA
- a CDS encoding HIT family protein, producing the protein MEALNINSDSCEFCEELSGASDSRFRKIYGPEFLDRTALESGALVVWPTIGQLFPNSFLILPHRHVERFADLNSAELDDFSAVVERLWNGCGAPEHYLLFEHGARACSGAGCGIYHCHVHFVPLPDSLSAPLLFPFGHHTHESLLDAWAFHRDGGNYILIRDTLGKISSIGEQSLSTHNIGSQYVRRKLAEIFDVQRPWDWREYDSPEHDLQSAYKELRFSGVS; encoded by the coding sequence GTGGAAGCGCTAAACATCAACTCAGATTCGTGCGAGTTCTGCGAGGAACTGTCCGGAGCTTCAGACTCGCGGTTTCGAAAAATATATGGTCCCGAATTTTTGGATCGGACGGCTCTCGAATCCGGTGCGTTAGTTGTTTGGCCGACCATTGGACAGCTTTTCCCAAACAGTTTCCTGATACTGCCGCATCGGCATGTTGAACGATTTGCTGACCTTAACTCCGCCGAGCTTGATGATTTCTCTGCTGTTGTTGAGCGATTGTGGAATGGTTGTGGAGCGCCGGAACACTACCTCTTATTTGAACACGGGGCGAGAGCGTGTAGCGGGGCTGGATGCGGAATATATCACTGCCATGTTCATTTCGTTCCGTTACCCGATTCCCTTTCAGCTCCTTTGCTTTTTCCGTTTGGCCATCACACGCACGAGTCTCTCCTTGACGCTTGGGCATTCCACCGAGACGGCGGGAATTACATCTTAATTCGTGACACCCTTGGCAAAATCTCGTCAATTGGGGAGCAATCACTGTCTACGCACAACATTGGTTCCCAATATGTTCGGCGCAAGCTGGCCGAGATATTTGACGTTCAACGACCGTGGGATTGGCGTGAATACGATTCGCCAGAACACGACCTTCAATCCGCTTACAAAGAATTGAGGTTTTCAGGTGTTTCTTAA